In Paroedura picta isolate Pp20150507F chromosome 12, Ppicta_v3.0, whole genome shotgun sequence, one DNA window encodes the following:
- the PRRT1B gene encoding proline rich transmembrane protein 1B: MEGERGPPRGMEPNHREAGRDREGEQQSSTESPAASPGLTGPPAQPKSIPHPESCPMCLTGIANPGFMEEPPAYSPPDPKTVHLIYPALHGNVSGQGSIFFQPTALQPDLNLQPRFFPGPHPFTIYNGSLLGEIPIDPNPRRPPPKDYLLESVMVTVFCCLLTGVAALVYSHETRSALNRGNFSQARSASRKARVLVLFSLIFGVFVSVSWVIYVVVALYL; the protein is encoded by the exons ATGGAAGGAGAGCGAGGACCCCCCAGAGGCATGGAGCCCAATCACAGAGAGGCAGGAAGGGACAGAGAAGGGGAGCAGCAGTCCTCAACAGAGAGCCCCGCTGCATCCCCCGGACTCACGGGTCCACCTGCCCAGCCCAAATCCATCCCACATCCAGAAAGCTGCCCCATGTGTCTCACTGGCATCGCCAATCCTGGTTTTATGGAAGAGCCTCCAGCCTACTCTCCTCCGGACCCAAAGACGGTGCACCTGATCTATCCAGCCCTCCACGGCAATGTCTCTGGGCAGGGGTCCATTTTCTTCCAGCCGACAGCCCTGCAGCCGGACCTGAACTTGCAGCCGCGCTTCTTCCCTGGACCCCACCCCTTCACCATT TACAACGGCTCCCTTCTTGGCGAGATCCCAATAGATCCCAATCCCAGAAGGCCGCCGCCCAAAGATTACTTGTTGGAATCCGTGATGGTGACTGTCTTCTGCTGCTTGCTTACTGGAGTGGCTGCTCTGGTGTATTCCCATGAG ACACGATCTGCTCTGAACCGAGGAAACTTCTCCCAAGCCAGATCAGCCTCCCGGAAAGCTCGTGTGCTGGTCCTCTTCAGCCTGATTTTTGGCGTCTTTGTTTCTGTCAGCTGGGTCATCTACGTCGTGGTGGCTCTCTATTTGTGA